In Bdellovibrio sp. GT3, one genomic interval encodes:
- a CDS encoding DUF1801 domain-containing protein, with protein MKKKAAKKISKKVVRKSPKPKLLSGGNPQIAKGDGDEPVQAYISAVPGWKKEVARNLDKLITQHIPTVNKAVKWNSPFYGMEGKGWFLGFHVFTKYVKVTFFNGGSLKPLPPVEAKHKIIRYLHIYEDGFDDAQFVKWIKQASKLQGWKP; from the coding sequence ATGAAAAAGAAGGCTGCAAAAAAGATTTCAAAAAAAGTAGTTCGCAAAAGTCCGAAACCAAAGCTTTTGTCAGGTGGAAATCCTCAAATTGCTAAAGGCGATGGCGACGAGCCCGTGCAAGCTTACATTTCAGCTGTTCCTGGATGGAAAAAAGAAGTTGCTCGCAATCTTGATAAACTAATTACGCAGCATATTCCCACCGTAAATAAAGCTGTGAAATGGAATTCGCCCTTTTATGGAATGGAAGGCAAGGGATGGTTTTTAGGTTTCCATGTCTTTACGAAGTACGTGAAAGTCACTTTCTTCAATGGCGGATCACTAAAACCACTTCCACCCGTGGAAGCAAAACACAAAATCATCCGATATCTCCATATTTATGAAGACGGTTTTGATGATGCACAGTTTGTGAAGTGGATTAAACAGGCCTCTAAGTTACAGGGATGGAAGCCGTAG
- a CDS encoding AraC family transcriptional regulator, whose product MYFQQREVMSDHGFRVYKAIQYIDQNLFAQIDLDLIASAGAFSPFHFHRVFTSLMGMTVSEYVRKRRMSEAARRLIDTDQDILDLALECQYESQEAFTRAFKNAYDVTPGQLRKMRKSIEVDRPLTLDDINALTKGDAVRPEIIEMKEKRLIGVAKPYSEYDFQAAHNHWDQFVARWSEINPIDPEVVYGVGLESHRQIKKSATDRYVYLAGIEVGSQHPLPIGFTEVVVSAGKYAKFTHKGHLADSGDTVRKIWNVWMPESGLEILDGMSIEVYGSKFNRDSADSEFDILVPFKS is encoded by the coding sequence ATGTACTTTCAGCAGAGGGAAGTCATGAGTGACCATGGGTTTAGAGTCTACAAAGCAATTCAATATATTGATCAGAATTTATTTGCGCAGATAGATTTGGATTTGATTGCTAGTGCTGGTGCATTTTCTCCATTTCATTTCCATAGAGTATTCACAAGCTTGATGGGAATGACTGTGAGTGAGTATGTACGCAAACGCAGAATGAGTGAAGCTGCTCGTCGATTGATTGATACCGACCAAGATATTTTGGATCTTGCTCTTGAGTGTCAGTACGAATCACAAGAAGCATTCACTCGCGCTTTTAAAAATGCCTATGATGTTACTCCTGGCCAACTCCGCAAAATGAGGAAGTCCATTGAGGTCGATCGACCTCTAACATTGGACGATATCAACGCCTTAACAAAAGGGGATGCGGTGAGACCAGAAATTATTGAAATGAAAGAGAAGCGACTGATCGGAGTTGCAAAACCATATAGTGAGTATGATTTTCAGGCGGCTCATAATCACTGGGATCAATTTGTGGCCCGTTGGTCAGAAATAAATCCAATTGATCCAGAAGTTGTCTATGGAGTTGGGCTAGAGTCCCATCGGCAGATCAAGAAATCAGCTACGGATAGATATGTGTACTTGGCAGGAATTGAGGTTGGAAGCCAGCACCCTCTTCCAATTGGATTTACAGAAGTCGTAGTTTCTGCTGGCAAGTACGCGAAATTTACCCACAAGGGGCATTTGGCAGATTCAGGCGATACAGTTCGCAAGATTTGGAACGTATGGATGCCCGAAAGTGGACTAGAGATTTTGGACGGCATGTCTATCGAGGTATATGGATCAAAATTCAATCGTGATTCGGCAGACAGTGAGTTTGATATCTTAGTTCCGTTTAAATCCTAG